In the uncultured Methanobacterium sp. genome, one interval contains:
- a CDS encoding MFS transporter: MDNRHRNRILILIFIGVFMGSLDIGIVGPALPAIQGQFGVNERLVSWIFAIYILFFMIGTPLMAKLSDIYGRRSIYVLDIFIFALGSAITVTSVSFEQLLIGRAIQGFGAGGIFPVASAFIGDTFPPEKRGGALGIIGSVWGLSGILGPILGALLLNYGWQWLFIINIPIAAVIIALSFYILPVTKRQENVRFDWQGTVVFALMVGSLAVGVNQIDTANFTSSLLSLYVWPFLALSVVLLPLLLKVERYALDPVIEIDLYKSLEVKIATSIAIGTGLCQTAIVFMPALAVVALALTTSNASLMVIPLVLALGVSAPVIGRLLDKFGTKMVMFVGTFTLAVGLFMLSFFASNFYLFILSGVVIGVGLATVLGSPLRYIMLTESPADKRAAGQALINFNASAGQLVGGAMVGAVIGSQADKIVGYQSAYILIAFLAVVMMLLTLGLKNRAKQLETMKINQEQ; this comes from the coding sequence ATGGATAACCGGCACAGAAATAGAATTTTAATTCTAATTTTTATTGGTGTTTTCATGGGGTCCCTGGATATAGGGATCGTGGGTCCGGCACTCCCTGCAATTCAGGGCCAGTTCGGTGTTAACGAACGACTGGTTTCCTGGATATTTGCCATTTACATCCTATTTTTCATGATCGGCACGCCATTAATGGCAAAATTGTCTGATATTTATGGTAGGAGAAGTATTTATGTCCTGGATATCTTCATTTTTGCCCTGGGGTCGGCGATAACCGTTACCTCCGTATCCTTTGAACAGTTATTAATAGGTAGGGCTATTCAAGGGTTCGGGGCAGGGGGCATATTCCCTGTGGCCAGTGCATTTATAGGGGACACCTTTCCCCCTGAAAAGCGAGGTGGGGCACTGGGAATCATTGGTTCTGTCTGGGGTTTATCTGGAATTTTAGGGCCAATACTTGGAGCATTACTCCTTAATTATGGATGGCAATGGCTTTTCATCATTAACATACCAATAGCTGCAGTTATCATTGCTTTAAGCTTTTACATATTACCTGTAACCAAAAGGCAGGAAAATGTTAGGTTTGACTGGCAGGGCACTGTAGTTTTCGCATTGATGGTTGGCTCCCTGGCAGTGGGTGTTAACCAGATCGATACTGCTAACTTCACCAGCAGCTTATTATCCCTTTATGTGTGGCCATTCCTGGCTTTGTCGGTAGTTTTATTACCACTTTTACTGAAAGTGGAGAGATATGCTCTTGATCCAGTAATCGAGATTGATCTGTATAAAAGTTTAGAGGTGAAAATAGCCACCAGCATCGCCATTGGAACTGGTTTATGTCAAACCGCCATTGTATTCATGCCTGCCCTGGCTGTGGTAGCACTCGCACTGACCACATCCAATGCCAGTTTAATGGTCATACCCCTTGTCCTGGCCCTTGGAGTCAGTGCACCGGTAATTGGACGGTTACTTGATAAATTCGGTACGAAAATGGTCATGTTTGTCGGTACATTCACTCTGGCGGTGGGTTTATTCATGTTAAGTTTCTTTGCCAGTAACTTTTACCTGTTCATACTATCTGGTGTGGTGATTGGAGTGGGTCTGGCAACTGTGCTTGGATCTCCCCTGCGTTACATCATGTTAACCGAAAGCCCTGCAGATAAACGGGCTGCAGGTCAGGCTCTGATTAATTTCAACGCCAGTGCAGGGCAGCTGGTCGGTGGTGCCATGGTAGGTGCAGTAATAGGATCTCAGGCAGATAAAATTGTTGGTTACCAATCAGCTTATATTTTAATTGCTTTTTTAGCAGTGGTAATGATGTTGTTGACATTGGGTCTTAAAAATCGTGCAAAACAGTTAGAAACAATGAAGATCAATCAGGAGCAGTAA
- a CDS encoding zinc-ribbon domain-containing protein: MENSPDVCSACNASIQPGSKFCTECGKPVEEVPKSSEESPKNDEISLKEPVEETTIETAEETQEEPIKEKIQKTETSDPAVNCPQCDAELTPDDKFCTECGANLETITNCPKCSAPIPEGTKFCTECGTNVYEYKPDTSTTRIQTGNVQTEIPGTNIPPKGTVKSRNDPMDDLKETGVGLMNDVEKTGRGLMKDLGGFLDKSSKKSSKNMIKPKKKEQNFLVCDTCGGYYELQTGESPEDFSDECDCGGHLEHKNQHP, from the coding sequence ATGGAAAATTCACCAGATGTTTGCAGTGCATGTAATGCTAGTATTCAACCCGGGTCAAAATTCTGTACAGAGTGTGGTAAACCAGTTGAAGAAGTACCTAAAAGTAGTGAAGAATCACCTAAAAATGATGAAATATCACTAAAGGAACCTGTAGAAGAAACAACAATAGAGACTGCTGAAGAAACCCAAGAAGAACCTATAAAAGAGAAAATCCAAAAAACTGAAACTTCAGATCCAGCAGTTAACTGCCCTCAGTGTGATGCGGAACTAACACCAGATGACAAGTTCTGCACTGAGTGCGGGGCTAATTTGGAAACCATCACAAACTGCCCTAAATGCAGTGCTCCAATTCCAGAGGGAACCAAATTCTGCACAGAATGCGGTACTAATGTCTATGAATATAAACCAGATACCTCTACTACCCGTATTCAAACCGGAAATGTTCAGACTGAGATTCCTGGAACTAATATCCCTCCAAAAGGGACCGTTAAAAGCAGGAATGACCCCATGGATGATCTTAAAGAAACGGGTGTGGGATTGATGAATGATGTGGAAAAAACAGGAAGAGGCCTGATGAAAGATCTAGGTGGTTTTCTGGATAAATCTTCCAAAAAGAGTTCAAAAAACATGATAAAACCTAAAAAGAAAGAACAAAACTTTTTAGTTTGTGATACGTGTGGGGGATACTATGAACTTCAGACGGGAGAGTCTCCTGAAGATTTTTCTGATGAATGTGATTGTGGTGGCCACCTGGAACATAAAAATCAGCACCCCTAA
- a CDS encoding dienelactone hydrolase family protein — protein MANIVIFHSVLGLRRGIIEAAEMLKDKGHNVLTPDLYNGETFDDMKQALEKFEEIGIAEMVSRTISSVKDFPSETVYAGFSNGGTSAELLAGTKPGAKGCLLFHAALPLNMIGIESWPSSVPVQVHYAAKDPWKNQLFIDEFSKSIHQSGASYEYFEYPATGHLFADPDSQDYNRKSSELLWKRAIQFLQDIK, from the coding sequence ATGGCAAACATAGTAATCTTTCATTCAGTTTTAGGGCTTCGAAGGGGCATAATTGAAGCTGCAGAAATGTTAAAAGATAAAGGACATAATGTTCTCACTCCAGATCTTTATAATGGTGAAACATTTGATGATATGAAACAGGCACTCGAAAAATTTGAGGAAATTGGAATCGCAGAAATGGTGTCTCGTACCATTTCTTCAGTTAAAGATTTTCCCAGTGAAACAGTTTATGCAGGATTTTCCAATGGGGGAACATCGGCTGAGTTACTTGCTGGAACAAAGCCTGGTGCCAAGGGATGTCTTTTATTTCACGCTGCTTTACCTCTTAATATGATTGGTATTGAAAGTTGGCCATCAAGTGTCCCGGTACAGGTTCATTATGCAGCTAAAGATCCGTGGAAAAATCAACTATTTATCGATGAATTTTCAAAGAGCATTCATCAATCTGGCGCCAGTTATGAATATTTTGAGTATCCTGCCACAGGACACCTGTTTGCTGATCCAGATTCACAAGATTACAACAGAAAATCATCTGAATTGTTGTGGAAACGGGCAATACAGTTTTTACAGGATATTAAATGA
- a CDS encoding MFS transporter, translated as MENQGKNRILILLFVGVFMGSLDIGIVGPALPSIQNFFSVDERVLSWVFTIYILFFMLGTPVMAKLSDIYGRKAIYILDILLFTIGSILTITSFSFEMLLVGRAIQGLGAGGIFPVANAFIGDIFPPEKRGGALGILSSVWGWSSVMGPLLGGLLLQYGWQWLFIINLPITLAVIVGSIYILPKGERNPEITFDWSGIIVLGALVTFLAYGINQIDTNHFTSSILSWDVLPYLILSVILLPLLWKIEKKVLNPLIQVDLFRNREVRLVNSIMVGTGLVQASTIFIPAFVIVALAFSSQLASFMLVPLVLTMALGAPVIGRLLDKYGSRNIMLIGSLAMAMGLFTLSIFSEKSYILILASILIGVGMSTTIGSPPRYIMLVESPPSERASGQALLNIITSVGQLVGGALVGAFIGSYAGELVGYQYAYIFIGVVAIVMTLLAAGLKSKEEQVKSGY; from the coding sequence ATGGAAAATCAGGGTAAAAATCGCATACTTATTCTCCTATTTGTGGGTGTCTTTATGGGTTCCCTGGATATTGGGATCGTGGGCCCGGCACTTCCCAGCATCCAAAATTTTTTCTCAGTTGATGAAAGAGTCCTTTCATGGGTTTTCACCATATACATACTGTTTTTCATGCTGGGAACTCCGGTGATGGCTAAATTGTCTGATATATATGGTAGGAAAGCTATTTACATCCTGGACATTCTCTTATTTACCATTGGGTCTATTTTAACCATAACCTCATTCTCATTTGAAATGCTCCTGGTTGGGAGGGCTATTCAGGGTCTGGGTGCGGGTGGAATATTCCCGGTTGCCAACGCCTTTATTGGGGATATATTCCCACCGGAGAAAAGGGGAGGTGCACTGGGAATCCTCAGCTCAGTATGGGGATGGTCCAGTGTCATGGGGCCACTACTGGGAGGTTTACTCCTTCAATATGGTTGGCAGTGGCTATTTATCATTAATTTACCCATAACCCTTGCAGTTATTGTGGGAAGTATCTACATTCTTCCTAAAGGTGAGCGTAACCCTGAAATTACCTTTGACTGGTCAGGCATTATTGTACTGGGGGCTCTGGTGACTTTCCTGGCTTATGGTATCAACCAGATTGACACCAACCACTTCACCAGCAGCATCTTATCCTGGGATGTCTTACCGTACCTTATTTTAAGTGTGATACTACTTCCACTACTCTGGAAGATTGAGAAGAAAGTTCTAAATCCACTGATCCAGGTTGATCTTTTCAGAAATAGGGAGGTTCGGCTGGTTAACAGTATTATGGTTGGAACTGGATTGGTACAGGCCTCCACTATTTTTATACCAGCCTTTGTCATTGTGGCTCTGGCATTTTCATCCCAGCTGGCCAGTTTCATGTTAGTACCACTGGTACTCACCATGGCACTGGGAGCCCCGGTTATTGGAAGACTCCTTGATAAGTACGGATCCCGGAATATTATGCTTATTGGATCTCTGGCTATGGCAATGGGGCTCTTCACTCTTAGCATCTTCTCTGAAAAATCTTACATATTAATACTGGCCAGCATCCTCATTGGTGTTGGTATGAGCACTACCATAGGTTCTCCTCCCCGTTACATCATGCTGGTGGAAAGCCCACCATCTGAAAGAGCATCAGGACAGGCCCTCCTTAATATCATAACCAGTGTGGGGCAACTGGTAGGTGGAGCCCTGGTGGGGGCATTTATAGGATCCTATGCAGGAGAACTGGTGGGATACCAGTACGCCTATATCTTCATAGGAGTGGTAGCCATTGTAATGACATTACTGGCTGCTGGACTTAAAAGTAAAGAAGAACAGGTCAAGAGTGGTTATTAA
- a CDS encoding AAA family ATPase, whose product MNIHTIQLENWKKFRKPVQINLKEGLNILYGPNESGKTTLIDSVITTFYSKHTSNSQKIKSLKPWGTSLHPRSNISFTKNGQKYRITKGFQDRKSLLEKMDQGSWMQIAEGDKADKQLIELVGGQMPTRGDTRPEYWGLGQTLWMVQGTPIIQEELNHETRSSMQKMVGATIESEEEKNVLKNINSRFLENFSPKKKELKKKSQLGTLKEEIIKLKNELSLSQANIMKKETLMRTLEDNKILFEKNKSSLEAAKNEKSQLAQGVDEAYQHQRNREKLEREVQELETEYLTTRERLDEIIRGQTEIDKIIKSSDEINLQLDPLKSESENLNHKMEDDTSAIRNLDQQLSTHMGEKRIVGIAHTAVMDEQALDEKKNQLNEIIEIKDDLKITKEKYDPILVPDDKEFAKIEGLSQDIHDAQTSLNAMGLNIKATTHNKISGNIFLDRENASFYLDGESATWTAHQSLKIVIDGVGVIEVTSGSQDVQEMKERLENFKNQYQELIAPFPQADLPQLKSLMNQKESLKKDIEWLQSQLNKKSKKGEDELLKEIKSLENRIKSNWDKIPAGSAYKECESKDKIRVREELSVKINLMEGVLNQLQKDRQKLNEILENDRGTIKSTADIIVELKTKLHGNNQRKEEIENRLSILTDDGLSIEEREYKLNQISLKIEQKERVLTVYQDELEEKEIRPRKAFDGLKSKVERLDDEIRRQEINRAGMERELSMLMAQSTDSSVLEEKLTQLKIQEKELEIEVAAIKLLHNLTSHYQENTISKLAEPLEIRVTEDMERLLGPKYSLKFDLRMKPESVNTQGEEASLDLLSFGTQEQVWYLFRLALGNILSSEEQQLVVLDDPLVNTDPVRMHHALEILEENARNMQVVVVTCDVDKYDSLTSANFISMDEIIS is encoded by the coding sequence ATGAACATACATACCATCCAGCTGGAGAACTGGAAAAAATTCAGAAAACCGGTGCAAATCAACCTTAAAGAAGGTTTAAATATTTTATACGGCCCTAATGAGAGTGGAAAAACCACTTTGATTGATTCTGTAATCACCACGTTCTACTCCAAGCACACCAGTAACTCCCAAAAAATCAAATCCCTGAAACCATGGGGCACATCCCTTCATCCTCGAAGTAACATTAGCTTCACCAAAAATGGTCAAAAATACCGTATCACCAAGGGATTCCAGGATAGGAAGAGTTTACTGGAGAAAATGGATCAGGGTTCCTGGATGCAAATCGCAGAAGGAGATAAGGCAGATAAACAACTCATAGAACTGGTGGGTGGTCAAATGCCCACCAGAGGGGACACCAGACCAGAATATTGGGGATTGGGACAGACACTGTGGATGGTGCAGGGAACTCCCATCATCCAGGAAGAACTCAACCATGAAACCCGTTCTTCCATGCAGAAAATGGTAGGGGCTACCATTGAATCGGAAGAGGAAAAAAATGTTCTGAAAAACATCAATTCCAGATTTCTGGAAAATTTCTCACCCAAAAAGAAAGAACTTAAAAAAAAGAGCCAGCTGGGAACTTTAAAAGAGGAAATAATCAAACTAAAAAATGAACTGAGCCTATCCCAAGCCAATATAATGAAAAAAGAAACACTCATGAGGACATTAGAGGATAATAAGATTCTCTTTGAAAAAAACAAATCCAGTTTAGAAGCAGCAAAAAATGAAAAATCCCAACTGGCTCAAGGGGTAGATGAAGCATACCAGCATCAAAGAAACAGGGAAAAGCTGGAAAGGGAAGTACAGGAACTGGAAACAGAATACCTAACAACCCGGGAACGTTTAGATGAGATTATCCGAGGCCAAACCGAGATTGATAAAATCATCAAGTCCAGTGATGAAATAAACCTCCAGTTAGACCCTTTAAAATCAGAATCAGAGAACTTAAATCATAAAATGGAAGACGACACCTCTGCCATCAGAAATTTAGATCAACAGCTAAGCACCCATATGGGAGAAAAAAGAATCGTAGGGATCGCCCACACTGCAGTAATGGATGAACAAGCTTTAGATGAGAAAAAAAATCAGTTAAATGAGATTATTGAGATTAAAGATGATTTAAAAATCACCAAAGAAAAATATGATCCCATTTTGGTGCCGGATGATAAAGAATTTGCCAAAATTGAAGGATTGTCTCAGGACATTCACGATGCCCAAACCAGTCTCAATGCCATGGGTCTGAACATTAAAGCTACCACCCATAATAAGATTTCAGGTAACATTTTCCTGGACCGTGAAAACGCTTCATTCTATCTGGATGGTGAATCTGCTACCTGGACTGCTCATCAATCGTTGAAAATAGTAATTGATGGTGTAGGAGTAATTGAGGTCACCAGTGGCAGTCAGGATGTGCAGGAAATGAAGGAAAGACTGGAAAATTTCAAAAACCAGTACCAGGAATTAATCGCCCCTTTCCCTCAGGCTGATTTACCTCAGCTTAAGAGCTTGATGAACCAGAAAGAATCTTTAAAAAAGGATATTGAATGGTTACAATCACAGCTTAACAAAAAGAGTAAAAAAGGTGAAGATGAACTTCTAAAGGAGATTAAATCACTTGAAAATAGGATTAAATCAAATTGGGATAAAATACCAGCTGGATCTGCTTACAAAGAATGTGAAAGTAAGGACAAGATACGTGTAAGGGAAGAGTTATCAGTTAAGATTAACCTTATGGAGGGGGTTTTGAACCAGCTTCAAAAAGACCGCCAGAAACTTAACGAAATCCTGGAAAATGATAGGGGAACTATTAAAAGCACTGCAGATATCATTGTGGAATTAAAAACTAAACTTCATGGTAATAATCAGCGCAAAGAAGAGATTGAAAATAGACTGAGCATATTAACTGATGACGGATTATCAATTGAAGAAAGGGAATATAAATTAAATCAGATTTCCCTCAAAATTGAACAAAAAGAAAGGGTTTTAACTGTTTACCAGGACGAATTGGAGGAAAAAGAAATTAGACCACGGAAGGCATTTGATGGATTGAAAAGTAAAGTTGAAAGACTGGATGATGAAATCCGCAGACAGGAAATTAATCGCGCTGGGATGGAAAGGGAGCTTTCCATGCTTATGGCTCAATCAACTGATTCCAGTGTTCTTGAGGAGAAACTAACACAACTAAAGATTCAGGAAAAAGAACTGGAAATAGAAGTTGCAGCAATTAAACTATTGCACAACCTCACATCCCATTATCAGGAAAACACCATCAGTAAACTGGCAGAACCACTTGAAATTAGGGTAACTGAAGACATGGAAAGATTATTAGGCCCTAAATACTCTTTGAAGTTTGATTTGAGGATGAAACCTGAATCAGTTAATACTCAGGGAGAAGAAGCATCCCTTGATCTTTTATCCTTCGGAACTCAGGAGCAGGTCTGGTATCTTTTCAGATTGGCACTGGGAAACATACTCTCCAGTGAAGAACAGCAGCTGGTGGTCCTGGACGACCCCCTGGTTAACACAGACCCGGTGAGAATGCATCATGCCCTGGAGATACTGGAGGAAAATGCTCGTAACATGCAAGTGGTGGTGGTTACCTGTGATGTGGATAAGTACGATTCACTAACCAGTGCCAACTTCATTTCCATGGATGAAATTATCTCATAA
- a CDS encoding DUF998 domain-containing protein yields the protein MKIQRGSIFHPDKDYYRIAGILMLVGALQFFMAVNLAETQFPGYTTKETLSHLAGTIPPVEPSATIFNISVILLGILTLTSVYLILKSGGCRLFSLCLALSSLCAIGIGFFPSYTGNFHILFALLTFIFGSLAVIFSYRLGLNIPMVIVSLVAGFTSLSFIIAGLVWGPGNPLITYLGIGGAERFVVYPVLLYIIALGGYLTSRGEDWVKIRFTDGYF from the coding sequence ATGAAAATACAACGAGGCAGCATATTCCATCCGGATAAAGATTACTACCGCATTGCGGGTATATTGATGTTAGTTGGTGCTTTGCAGTTTTTCATGGCGGTTAACCTGGCAGAAACCCAGTTTCCGGGTTACACAACCAAAGAAACTCTAAGCCATCTGGCCGGAACTATTCCCCCAGTGGAACCTTCAGCAACCATCTTCAACATCAGTGTAATCCTCCTGGGAATTTTAACTCTAACCAGTGTTTATTTAATTTTAAAAAGTGGAGGATGCAGGCTTTTCTCTTTATGTCTTGCCCTATCTTCTTTATGTGCAATAGGCATAGGATTCTTTCCCAGTTACACCGGTAACTTTCACATATTATTTGCACTTTTAACCTTCATTTTTGGTAGTTTGGCAGTTATATTTTCATATCGCCTGGGTTTGAACATTCCCATGGTAATAGTGTCTCTGGTGGCTGGTTTCACCTCCTTATCTTTTATCATAGCAGGACTTGTATGGGGACCAGGCAATCCACTCATCACTTATCTGGGTATAGGTGGTGCGGAACGATTCGTGGTTTATCCAGTTTTATTGTACATTATTGCCCTGGGAGGGTACCTCACCAGCAGGGGAGAAGATTGGGTGAAGATAAGATTTACTGATGGATACTTCTAG
- a CDS encoding DNA repair exonuclease, translating to MKFLHTADWHLGMKYSQLEDKAEKARQIRIDSVQKILDHAGDVDFILVAGDLFDNNNVDKQLLNTVSKILQSTTVPIYIIPGNHDPLTLDSLYWDPVWETLNNVTIFMESEPFSVPYHDVTIYPSPVSQKQSKNDPTDWIKADDPDYNSRNEISIGLAHGNLAIEGYIDDPNFPINPNRTHLSDLDYLALGEWHSYRTFQDPEGISRTVYPGTPETTKFGEETSGKAVIVDIEKPHSAPVIQELDVGTLLWEKHKLEISSITDAQTLHLNIQQTPDPQNRVLSFNLSGVTDHDTINYLENIPHEFQNKFMHLNIIKDDLYLKPNLFELKALLPEGAVVNQTFEALMALMKTQPEMQEYSDLDPERTREIFSQLRDKDVLEGLSPEIINRAFLIMYQMIREARP from the coding sequence GTGAAATTCTTACACACTGCAGACTGGCACCTGGGGATGAAATACAGCCAGTTAGAAGATAAAGCTGAAAAAGCAAGGCAAATAAGAATAGATAGTGTCCAGAAAATATTGGACCATGCCGGAGATGTTGATTTTATACTGGTTGCTGGAGACCTGTTCGATAATAACAACGTGGATAAGCAGCTTCTAAACACTGTTTCTAAAATACTGCAAAGCACCACAGTCCCTATTTATATAATTCCCGGTAACCATGATCCTCTCACCCTTGACTCATTATACTGGGATCCGGTCTGGGAAACCCTGAATAACGTAACAATCTTTATGGAATCTGAACCATTCTCCGTACCCTACCATGATGTTACAATCTACCCCTCTCCAGTCAGCCAAAAACAATCCAAGAATGACCCTACAGACTGGATCAAGGCTGATGATCCAGATTATAATTCCCGAAATGAAATATCCATTGGCCTGGCCCATGGAAACCTGGCAATTGAAGGGTATATAGATGATCCCAACTTCCCAATTAACCCCAATCGTACCCATTTATCAGATCTGGACTATCTTGCACTGGGAGAATGGCATTCATACCGTACTTTCCAGGACCCTGAAGGTATCAGCCGTACTGTGTATCCTGGAACCCCTGAAACCACTAAATTTGGTGAAGAAACCAGTGGAAAAGCAGTGATTGTTGATATTGAAAAGCCACATTCAGCACCAGTTATCCAGGAACTGGATGTAGGTACCCTCCTCTGGGAAAAACATAAACTGGAAATAAGTAGCATAACTGATGCCCAAACCCTGCATCTTAACATCCAGCAAACACCCGACCCCCAGAACAGGGTTTTATCCTTTAACCTCAGTGGAGTCACTGACCATGACACCATAAACTACCTGGAAAACATTCCCCACGAATTCCAGAACAAATTCATGCACCTAAATATAATAAAAGATGATTTATATCTTAAACCTAATCTTTTTGAACTAAAAGCACTTCTTCCTGAGGGGGCAGTGGTTAATCAGACCTTCGAGGCATTGATGGCTTTGATGAAAACTCAGCCAGAAATGCAGGAATATTCTGATCTGGATCCAGAACGCACCAGGGAAATATTCAGTCAACTCCGGGATAAAGATGTTCTGGAGGGATTGTCTCCTGAAATCATTAACCGAGCATTTCTCATAATGTACCAGATGATCCGGGAGGCAAGACCATGA
- a CDS encoding HEPN domain-containing protein, with the protein MDKIDELYYEGHLKKVEPSPLKSALSIKEAKIWLKEAEETYKNGFYRSSRVSTYFACLHAAQSVTLRDGVTVENPQFLMDYLEKYCEEGNLKKECVEVMNVMFNLHYEDQHHFQSIRNPEDLKQAIEFGHEFINCIKILLGKTGKLPRAMIKSSVKENEFVK; encoded by the coding sequence TTGGACAAAATTGATGAATTATACTATGAGGGTCATCTCAAGAAAGTGGAACCTTCCCCCCTAAAAAGTGCATTATCCATTAAAGAAGCAAAAATATGGTTAAAAGAAGCTGAAGAAACCTATAAAAATGGTTTTTATAGATCTTCAAGGGTTTCAACTTACTTTGCCTGCCTTCATGCCGCACAATCAGTTACATTACGGGATGGTGTAACTGTGGAAAATCCTCAATTTCTAATGGATTACCTTGAAAAATATTGTGAAGAGGGAAATCTCAAAAAAGAGTGTGTAGAAGTCATGAATGTTATGTTCAATCTCCATTATGAGGATCAGCATCATTTCCAATCCATCAGGAATCCTGAAGATTTAAAACAGGCCATTGAATTTGGTCATGAATTCATTAATTGTATTAAAATCCTCCTAGGGAAAACTGGGAAATTACCCCGGGCAATGATAAAAAGTTCAGTTAAAGAGAATGAATTTGTAAAATAG
- a CDS encoding PsbP-related protein, with translation MNKKVTGIIVVVILILLMAFVYNIMASGTHYSSKDSSGNEISFNYLNGWAFQERTAGVLIQGEKNSTDNSTNRSVVTITRISVNKTSLDQVKNNDIYFKTGKVLNETNRTVDGVQASVIDIEEMAGPERGKLGEVKLVLFSKDNYIYTISFVTGGSLEGLKNDIDHILNSFHTGS, from the coding sequence TTGAATAAAAAAGTCACTGGAATAATAGTTGTAGTAATTTTAATCCTATTAATGGCCTTTGTTTATAATATAATGGCCTCTGGAACACATTACAGCAGTAAAGATAGTTCGGGGAATGAAATTTCATTTAATTATCTGAATGGGTGGGCATTTCAGGAACGTACAGCTGGTGTGCTAATTCAGGGGGAAAAGAACAGTACAGACAATTCCACTAACCGTTCTGTAGTTACCATTACCAGGATCTCTGTAAATAAAACCTCACTGGACCAGGTGAAAAATAATGATATCTACTTTAAGACAGGGAAAGTCTTAAATGAAACCAATCGCACTGTGGATGGAGTACAGGCCTCGGTGATTGATATTGAAGAAATGGCAGGTCCTGAAAGGGGTAAATTAGGTGAAGTTAAACTGGTACTCTTCAGTAAAGACAATTACATTTACACCATATCCTTTGTAACTGGAGGGTCACTGGAAGGCCTGAAAAATGATATTGACCATATTTTGAATAGCTTCCATACTGGAAGCTAA
- a CDS encoding peptidoglycan-binding domain-containing protein: MKRNSTYAILCMLCMVVAVIPMSGAVGDQDTNRANGGNSASGLQVGVTGAEIKEAQSVIVNNKPFGENSSKILGNNTTTNGSLKLGATGDKVKELQQWLTDYGYYTGDVDGVFGADTEKAVKDFQVESGLIVDGVVGNDTKNAMANWDKYLAQVQAAAGEETSADTVSTTKSTTSSKKTYATAVRSYSRSYSSSGYSGDCWDVSNAMYNQYTSSGQRARIVQYSNRYSSNHRSVEVWNGNGWVDADYSGQGWVGQPTAHDSSATVIAGG, encoded by the coding sequence GTGAAGAGAAACTCTACCTACGCAATATTATGTATGTTATGTATGGTTGTTGCAGTTATTCCGATGTCGGGTGCTGTGGGCGATCAGGATACTAATAGAGCGAATGGTGGGAATTCTGCCAGTGGTTTGCAGGTTGGTGTCACGGGTGCTGAGATTAAAGAGGCTCAGTCTGTGATTGTTAATAACAAGCCTTTTGGTGAGAATTCAAGTAAAATTTTAGGGAATAACACTACTACCAATGGTTCATTGAAACTTGGAGCCACCGGTGATAAGGTCAAAGAACTACAACAATGGTTAACTGATTACGGTTATTACACTGGAGATGTTGATGGTGTTTTTGGTGCTGACACTGAAAAAGCTGTTAAGGATTTCCAGGTAGAATCCGGTTTGATTGTTGACGGTGTTGTGGGTAATGATACTAAAAATGCTATGGCGAACTGGGATAAGTATTTAGCTCAGGTTCAGGCTGCAGCCGGTGAAGAGACTAGTGCTGATACAGTGAGTACAACTAAGTCAACAACTTCTTCTAAGAAGACTTATGCAACTGCTGTGCGCAGCTACAGTAGATCATACAGTAGCAGTGGTTACAGTGGTGATTGCTGGGATGTCAGTAATGCTATGTACAACCAGTATACCTCATCTGGTCAAAGAGCTAGGATTGTTCAGTACTCAAACAGGTACTCTTCCAACCACCGATCTGTTGAAGTGTGGAATGGTAACGGCTGGGTTGATGCTGACTACTCTGGTCAGGGATGGGTTGGTCAACCAACTGCTCACGACAGCTCAGCAACTGTGATTGCAGGCGGATAA